AATGGGAAAACCCTAAAATATTCCAAGGAGATTATGTGGTTGGGTGCTTCCCGAAATACTGCCTTTCATGTCCTTAATGCCATCCTTGCCTTTCCTGCTTTGGCAGGGAAAGCCAACATCAGGGTTACACAGAGTGGTTTAGAATGGAAAGTTATTGGACAACGCAAAGGTTTAGATTTGGAGCAGCCCCCAGAAGGGCTGCTGTGCTAAGAAAAGCGCCTGATGCAAGTCAGGACTTACAGGATGTACTTGTGTTGAGGTCAGCAGCTGGCAATTAATTAATTCGTTAAAATACCTGGAGAGATTTAAAATGGGCACATGGTGAGAACATGCGTGCAAGAGGAGGATCTTGAAACCACTTAAGCTTTAGggcaaacaaaaaacagatgGGAGATGGGCGCGGTGATGAAAAGGTGTAGGCAAGGGGCCCCGTATCTGTCATTATTCCTGCAGCTACAATTTAATTACCATTCCTAGGCTTTGGGGaacagagattattttttttttttttaaaaaaaaggtatggGAATGAACACAAGTTCTGCAGTTGGAAGATGCCCCTTAGCATCATCCCAAGTGTCTGCTAAGACTCTTAATATGCTTTACTCGTCACCCAGAACAGAAACTGTTTCCTTAATCTTTAATGTTAAGGAATTGCTTTCAaagcggggggaaaaaaaaacccaactgagAAGCAAAGCCCCAcacttcctctcctccctgaaCTTCTCCTCGTTTCAGCAGCACCAGAGCAGAACTCAGAACAAGGCACAAGGAAGGTAAGAAGCCCTTCTCCAGCTGTCTAGGCAATAAGCAGATGTGCACTGCGATCTTGTTTTATGCAGTTGTTAGCTCTGACAACAGGCTGCACCAACAGCTTACAGAAAGGTAAGCTATTTACCTGGATGATATTACTTAAAGCTGACCTTAATGTTGTAATGCAGTGAAGGTAAGAGGCAAAATTAGCAAtggaagttttgggtttttttttcttgaggccTATAATGGCAAAGTGACAGTGGCTTATACCACCAGGACAACAAACCAACCCATTAGGGAGGAACAAGTATCACATGGCAGGGctcaaataaagcaaaattatagTTTAGATTTTTCATATTTGCTGAAAAGGTCCAAACCAATTTTTTCTAACACCGTTCTCCTGGTTGCTAGAACACAGGAAGAGATAtgtctggatttaaaaaaaaacccaaaacacaacacaccaacaaaaaaatcaaaacaacaaaaaaccccaaacttgaTTTTTCACAGTATTGAAACAGCTAATGAAGCTTGTTTGTGGAAAATAGATGAAGTGCCCGCAGGGAGGAATTCACTATTGAAAAAGCTGACTAGCAAATGTCGACCGAGCTGTATTTAGTCCTTTCCACACAAAAGCCATGTCAGGCAAAGTAAGCCAAAGGGGAGGAAGTGGGGAACATGAATTATTACTAAGCAGAGgtaaagtctgatttttttttttttccccctaagaaTGCACAGTGACAGAATAAAGATTTGGATCAGgggctttattttatttttttgctattaaaatcCTGTCTACCTGTATCTAAGCTGGCACGCATTTGGCATAGCCACTGAGCCAGACGCACCCAGGGCCAAACTGCACATACTGATTCACTCTAAGAAAACCAAAGCCATTATCCTACTGGGGACATGATGCCTGGGGAACATACATACAGAACAGCATGTACGATGAGCTGGCTGAGCTCATTTCAAAAGCCAGATAAATGCATCATGATAGGAGGCCAGCCACTAATATACACAGCAAGTTGAGAACTACAAAATTTCAGGTGCAAGAGCTGCTTCAAACCAGTGCATCTTTCTAAATGCTACACGTTAACCCCTCATACAGTTCTTCGATCAGTTAAAATGAGGGATGCAGGTGAAGTAGCACAGGAGGTCACAATGCCAAGGAGATTTTTCCTAAACAGAGCATTGCGATGTGGCTTCTGAGCTTAGCCAGGGATGCTGAAGTCAATACAAGTTGAGGGCTCTTCCCATTTTGCAGTACTGAGCATAGAGCTTGAACTAAAAAAAGATTCCTGTCCAAGGATAaggattttatttgctttttaaagaaactaggATGGAGGGAGTTGAAGTCTTGGCTAGAGAATGGAGTGGGGGTGCTTTTCTCACTCTACGACAGCAATCAACAGGGAACACGTTATTTTGCCATGTCAGATTTCCTCAGCATAAGCAGCTCATGATAGTTTTGTGATGGGAGTTAAGTTAGAGAAAAACTGACAGAACTGTGATTTcccaaaggaaacaaagcaaacataatctactttgaaaaaaatccgattttatttttgtattgaaaAGACCTGTCAATTTAAATAGATGTTTATTTCCATTCATGGTCTCAACCGGTGTTGTGTGTTAACATTATTCAGAACTGTATAAAAAGCCATTTGTGTTACATCGGTTAACATCCTAGAacactgggggaggggggggaggttTGAAGCAgcttaacattaaaaataggaTGTTCCCAAAAAACTTACAACTGATGCGGCATTTTCTATTCTAATTTTATAGGAGCTGAAGCATATTGTAAATACAACTCAAGTTATTTGGTCTtcaagaaaaactttaaaaccaGATTGCTTTCATGGCAATATTGAAGCTGTCAGCTgagagcacacacacacacattctctcgtgtgtgcacacgcacacatgGAGAACCACACCGAGCACAACTGGAACACCCCATTCAGTATTTGGATTACATATGCATTCCTCTGAATCCACCACAGGTGTAATTTAAAATGctagttgcttttttttgttttttaatacatacGTGGTTTCCATGGAAACCCAAGATTCTGCACAATCAACTGACATTTATTACTCACGGTGCTGTGAAGTTCTCTAGTGAAAGGGCCAAATTCCAAAACCTTTACTCAAACATGCACGTATCTAACCGAAGCCAATGAACAGGGGAGAAGATGGTTTAGAAAAGGGGTTGCAGGGTCAAGGTCTAGCTTCGAAAAAAATCACATGACAGATTGTCATTCAAAAAAGGTTTTTAAGTCATTCTTTGGTTTATTTCCATGATTCTCAACACTGTCCGAAGAGCCCAGAGACAGTCACATGAGAAACCATAGCTCTAAAGCAAGcccacagcatttttaaatcttGTGTATTAAATGTTCAGAAGACTACCCCTTACATTCACGTCCCCAAAAATCTAGTAACCGCTTAAGTGCATGCACTGAGGCATGACCGGCATGCCTGTAAATTCATATTGTTCAAGTTAAGAGTAAATATAgctgcaaaaaaccccacccacctATAATTAAATGGTCATTACTAGCAATACTATAGCGACTGTCTTGttattaaagaaatgcagacatggTTTCTGCCTGTTTGGCTCGCTCAGCCAAAAGGAAGCTGTCTGCTCGatttagaaagcaaattttCAGAATCCAAGGGAGTTTAGTATTTCCATGTTCCTGGGGTCAATTATTAATGTAAAGATGTAGACAAATGGCAAATATATGAAAGCATATCTTGTACATTCCAAGGTTTGGAAGTCAAAAGCAGATCTTAACTTCCTTAGGCTTAAATGTTATGGTAGGCTTGGAAAACCAGTAAGAAGAGATAATAATATTTCCATGAAAAGCAAAGTAGAAGTAAGTCTAACTGGCATTCGTATGGAAGCAGTTTTTGCTATGCTTTATGTAAGGCAGATTTTATTGCAAAGACAGTTACCAGTctgctagtaggaagaaaatacagGCAACTATACTCAGAGAAGATGGCTGATAATTACTAGTGACAACTTCCATTTTTCAGAACAACTCAGCTTTAATGTACTTTCTGGAAACAGCACTTTCATCACTGGTTTTCacttccttccccatcccatgtTAAGTATCAAAAATCAAGACTGGACAAAATGAATTGTGGATATTTACCAATGAACATCATCTCATACTccaatgttatttttaactggaACAAATATGGGTCATTCTTTATAACCTACTGCCAGTGGTTGTTTATAAATATCTGCTTGCTGCAATAAACACTGGTCATTGAAATACTCATTTGCAGTAACTACTTGGCACTAGTTTAATATACTTGTAAAGTTTAATGGAAGTGCTTCTGATGTACATACAAGCACTTAAAACATCAgacttttaaaacttaattttgggggttttaataTCTATAGTTACAGTTTTCacaagcatttctgaaagcattaAATCTCTTCAGAAGTTTAGAGGCTCCTGTCTCAGCATATCTAAGTTTCTCAACAATTACAGTATAGCTAATTTAACATTCTTGCTCCCTATGCTGAGACAACACAGTACCAAAATTGAGCTATAAAAAGAGGCATTTTTGGTCAGACTGACCCCCAGCTGTCCCttaacagaaaagcaacacagctcAAACCTGTCTCCTTCCTCCAGAAAAAGACACCTAAGGCCACAAATTTACATTTGCCAGAGTATCAGGTGTTTCTCTGTTTGTGGCAACTGTGTACATGCCCACTTAGAGAAATATAGTATGaaagccccaccaccacctttaaGGATAAACCACCTCAGAAGCCAGTTTAGGCAGCAGTGCATATGGAACCACGTTACATTGAAACAGTGTGTTAAAGCCATTCCAGCTAAACTAGTTTCTAACAATGTTTAATGAAAATTCCTAattgcaggaaaggaaaaaaaaaaattataatcttCACGtagagagaagcaaaaagatGCAAAGATAACCACCACAATGATCCAATAGCAAAAACTCCCGTTTAAACGTTTTCTTATGCTAAAAAAGGCACACCACCCCTTGTGAACTAGAGACAAAAGCTAGCAGTACTACAGCAATAAACCCAGAAGAAAAAGCCTACCAGAATTACCCAATTGCCTACCGGGAAGGAACAATGAAGTAGACAGGCTGctcttgctctgttttgtttgcagGGAAGTGGTCAAAATTTAATAGTCAAATTTAGCCACATTAAGAAACATTTAACAAAAGCTACCCCAAGaaaccagaacaaaacctgACCTTTGGGTCAAAAGGCCACAGACAGGCCTTTCCATAGCATGTAGCTGAGTGAGTTCAGAGATTggcaatgaaaggaaaaaagctttagaCATGTGATGGGAACAAGCTTTGGGATTTATCGAACAGTCACACCAAGCTTTTCCAGCACACGCACTCCCTTTTCTTGGTATTCTTGTCGGGTCATCCAGAAGTTGTCTTTGTCTTTCATGATGTCTGCTAGAACGGCGCCACCCAAAAACACCATGTGCTTTCGACGAGGTGGATCTTCAATTCGGATCTTaaatttctaagaaaaagaaaagaaactgtaacTAGGATTCTTGAAACAAagcctttcaaaataaaattgtgcTTTCCACCAGAACAATGAAATGGAAACTGTTTAGTGAGAAAAATGCAACCAAAAAATTGAAATGCTAGCATAGAGCACTCTGCGTGAGCTTCCAGCTTGCGCAACCAAAGTAAAATAACTACTTTGCACTGGAAATTAGAGACAGCTATTGACACTTTCCCCAAAATTATACTTTTAGTGTATCCACAAAAAGCCCAGGAGTCAGAACACAAAATTAAAGACcgtatttttgcatttcatgaACACAGTAAAGAGTGAAATGCTTCCTAAGCTTCGATGGCTAAAATTATCAGAAGTTACCAGATCATcaaatcacaaaatattttagaattataCCAAGTTTTAGAAGTGCAGATggaacagattttaaatttacACAATCCAGACCAGCTTAGCTAATTAATATTCCCTTAAATTCTTCGATGCTAAAGCTCTAACTTCAAGAGCAAAAATAAGTACAGTCAAAACTATGTGTGAAATACTGTCTTAGACTTGAAACACTGTGTACAATTGAGTCATTCCACATAGCTGCAAAAGATCTTTAGAGAACACTGTATTAAGAACTAGGGAAGTTCAACCTTAGAAACTCCACTCAAAGgaattttctctgtaaatatcTCCTCCTTGAAAAGCAGATAGGGTTATAATGCAGTGTTACCTCTGTAACATGTGTGGCTGTTGCCTGCTTATCACAGTAACCAATGAACAAGGGAACCTTATTCCACTTGAAGGTGTATGAGAACCCTAGCCTCTTACTTTTGAGTATTTCACTTATAGCATGAACCAAaaatttcagatatttaaagaaaaaaaaaaattttgctcaGTGATGACTTCAAGGCACAAAAACTCATTAGCTTCATTTAACCTACACTACAAGTTGCGCCCTAGCATCTATCAGCCCATTTCACATTCAAACTAACCCAAGACTTCAGGAATTACTTGCTATTAGCGTGGACTAGAAGGTGGCTTTATTGCAAGTATATACACACGAGCCACCTATACGAAACGCAGGGGTGTGAAGAACCGAGAGGCAGCAATTTTGCACGTTGCACGGAGGGCCACCCACAGCTTCCGTCATTTATGACTACTTGGTTCCCTCTAGTGGGGATTTAGGATAAACCTCGGCCCCACACAAATAAAGCAGCGACTCGGTACCTACCGAGAGTTTTTCCACATCTCCTTTCAGAACTCGTTCCAGGTAGAGCTGTTTAAGTTCCCGCTCCAGTCGCGAAGGCAGCCCCGGGTACATGGTGGACCCTCCAGACAGCACAATGTGCTTGTAGAATTCAGACCTGCCCCAAAAAAATAGTCTTTCTAGTGTCGTATAGTATACTCCGTAGTACAAATACACACAGGGGAGTAAATACAAATCTAAAAACCAATCACTACACGAAGACAGATGTTGCACAAGTTGCTCATGCTTTTCCAGGCATCccagaaagcagcagtaaaaaaaaaaaaaaaaaaaatactgtgctttCAAGATTTTACCCTTGCTCGTTTGTACCAAAATAGTCAAGACAACCCATTAAGCTCCAAGATCTCAGACTAAGCCCCACTCCCAGTATACACCCTCCCCCAGCAGCGCACATATTAGTGtctaaagcaaaagctgttacTTTGTTTAAATGCAGTTCTCACATCACTCCTGCACCCTGACAGAGGATTTTAAGTGTTCTGCTCTTACCTGGTATCAATGTCAGCAGCCTGGATGGTGTTAAACAGCAATTCAGCCACACCAACCCCCTCTACGTTGATTAAGTGAGGCTGGAAGAGAGCCTCTGGTGCCTCAAACCGTTCTCCACCAACTTTGATAATCCTGCCATCTGGGAGCTAGTGAAGAAAAAACACGACTTAGAAGACTACTTTTAGCCATTTGGATACTAAACAAACCAAGAGGAAATGACCTACATTGTTCCctaatgttttaaaacaggaaattgTTGATAATTGTCACCACTGCAAGAAGTCATTCAGTACTACTGAAAAGACGACACAAATTCTTCAACCGTTATGCAATTTACTTCAAGACATCAGGGACCAGATACATCGATACTGACATAGCAAACATTTCCTTGCAATACAGCTCCTAATATCGATTTAAAAGATGATCTTGCAGCAAGAGTTATGCTTTCCTGCAAGTTCTGTTTTTCCATGTGTGATGACAGGAAGCTTCCACTAAGACCAAGTTTACCATTCCTGTCACCAGATATCAGTCTCATTCATGTTACTGCTAGATGGATGAAGCTGAAACAAGCTGACATGCTAGAGTAAGTCCACTTTCTCTACAAGTTCCTGTACTACAACATTCAAATTTCAATGATCTACCATGACAAAATTGAGTACAAAGTCTTATGGaaaatctgaaaaggaaaagcaaaaaagaaaaaaaaagaaaagaagaaaaaaaaaagggtttaaaAAGTTTTCCCAGAACCAAGTAATGTGATTCTACAGACTCCTATGTCTCGGAAGTGAGCTACTGCCAAGAAAAATTTAGAAGGAATCAAAGCTAAATGCTACCTGAATTTAAACCTATGAAGTTCAGGACAAGAAAAGCTGTCTCAAAACACTCACCGTGTAGGATTCAACTAGTACTGTGGTCTCTAATGCCAGTTTCTGCTCCTGTTCAATGTTGTATCCCACATAGCATAGCTTTTCCTTGATCATGCGAACAGTCTCAAAATCAGCAGAATGGTTGAAAGCATATCCTCGCAATAAGAGGAGCTACAGGGAACATATCAGGTTAGCAGTAAATGAGAGGAACAGTCCAGATCTCTTTATCAGTAGATGAGTACGTTCACTTATCTTTAAAAGTCTCCCTTTTTTAACTGCAAATTTATTATTAAGTCAAATCTGTCGCAATGTATCCATTATTACCAGAAAAGTAGAATAGCAGCAGCATTACTCCAAGTGGgaaatttttttgccattacATCTTTCAGTATAACCATTACAAAGACAAGTGAAACATAGCCAAAATAATTCTTAATGTTTTGGACTTCACTTCTGAACACGCCAGTATTCCAGTTTAACCATAAGATTTGTCAATCCAGAATGTTGCTGatatttaaaaaccccaaacaaatagTCTATAAAACATAGTCTTCTTAAATAATCAGGGAAGAATCACTATGCTATTTTCCACACTGTAAGAAAAAGCCTTTCTGAAAATAGATGAGCAGAACTGATAgaatacagttttgttttcattttatgtatcAAGAAAGTCAACTTTTGAGGTTTTCCTTCccaaatgcagaataaaatccCTTGCTACAAGACTGTCACTAAGAAAATGTGAAGTCTCTGAATAATATCAAGAATATCACATGCAACTTAGATGAGGAAACATAGTAAGGATAGACAGAAGCAGTACAGAGAATACAGCAGTTCTTTATGTAATTAACATATGAACAATAAAGAGAAAACGTATACTGGTTTCTTGCTATCAAGGTTTTAAGTTGAACCAATGGACTGCAGATACCAGCTTcaactttaaaaattctttccagCTTACCTTAATGAGGTACCTAGTGATATCCCTCCCAGCGATATCTAACCGTCTGGTGAGATGAGGGAGAGAGAAACCTTCATAAACTGGGCAAATATGAGTTACGCCATCTCCAGAGTCCACAACAACACCAGTCAACAAACCTGAAagaatgggggtgggggttggtACAACTTTTATTAGCACCTTCATAAATAGAGCAGAACAGTAGCAAGTTTAAGGTAGGATTTTTCATTGTAATCTTAACACAACCTCTGCTCCCCCAGTCACCATTTTAGGAGAAGTACTcacaatttaaaattcagttcattcagctgcattttaaacttAAGGTTTTCATGGTCACAAATGCTTTcatacatgttttttaaaagtattaccTCTACTTCTTCCTCGATGCTCATAACTCTACCATTCACAATTTTGCCTGGTGTTTTGACATCTTAAGTTGCACTCTTTATAATTAAAGAGAATATCTAAGATCATTAAATGCTTGTTGGGGCACAAATTCCTCTTCAGATTCAGCTGTATATGTGCAACcttatattaatttttcaaatatgaagAAACCTAGAGGTATTCAGGCCACAAGTTTACCTTATTACAACTATTAGGACTTGTTGATTTTGACTGgtattcaaaaaacaaaacaatgcttTCATAAAGTAGAGAATATTTGGACTATACAGcacatctgtttttttccccacagaaataGCATTAGGCTAAATCAGATCCACCTTCATAGACTAAAGAAATTAACTCTGGTGGAAAAAGTTTACCATAAAACCATTAAATTCTAAGGTGTACAAAACTGAGATATCATAAGCATGTAGAAACAGAAGTTTCTATACTTcactaacaaaataaataagaagcAGAATTAATGGTGAAAGTTGattagaaaacagttttataGTTTCTCACAAGCTACctaaagcaagaaaatatattttaagggGAGACCTTAAAATAACGAAGAAACATTTAATATGTAATGGCAAGGTGCATTGGGTCGGCTACTGTAATTTGCTCAAGCTTTGTAAACAGAAGGCAAACAAATTGGTTATTTGCCTCAAATGAACCAAAGAACACGCCATTGTTCACTTGTGTGATCACATCTTCAGATTTATCAGTGAACTGGAATAACTGCTAC
This genomic interval from Pelecanus crispus isolate bPelCri1 chromosome 3, bPelCri1.pri, whole genome shotgun sequence contains the following:
- the ACTR2 gene encoding actin-related protein 2 isoform X1, with protein sequence MDTLGRKVVVCDNGTGFVKCGYAGSNFPEHIFPALVGRPIIRSTAKVGNIEIKDLMVGDEASELRSMLEVNYPMENGIVRNWDDMKHLWDYTFGPEKLNIDTKNCKILLTEPPMNPTKNREKIVEVMFETYQFSGVYVAIQAVLTLYAQGLLTGVVVDSGDGVTHICPVYEGFSLPHLTRRLDIAGRDITRYLIKLLLLRGYAFNHSADFETVRMIKEKLCYVGYNIEQEQKLALETTVLVESYTLPDGRIIKVGGERFEAPEALFQPHLINVEGVGVAELLFNTIQAADIDTRSEFYKHIVLSGGSTMYPGLPSRLERELKQLYLERVLKGDVEKLSKFKIRIEDPPRRKHMVFLGGAVLADIMKDKDNFWMTRQEYQEKGVRVLEKLGVTVR
- the ACTR2 gene encoding actin-related protein 2 isoform X2; its protein translation is MDTLGRKVVVCDNGTGFVKCGYAGSNFPEHIFPALVGRPIIRSTAKVGNIEIKNNKKMDLMVGDEASELRSMLEVNYPMENGIVRNWDDMKHLWDYTFGPEKLNIDTKNCKILLTEPPMNPTKNREKIVEVMFETYQFSGVYVAIQAVLTLYAQGLLTGVVVDSGDGVTHICPVYEGFSLPHLTRRLDIAGRDITRYLIKLLLLRGYAFNHSADFETVRMIKEKLCYVGYNIEQEQKLALETTVLVESYTLPDGRIIKVGGERFEAPEALFQPHLINVEGVGVAELLFNTIQAADIDTRSEFYKHIVLSGGSTMYPGLPSRLERELKQLYLERVLKGDVEKLSKFKIRIEDPPRRKHMVFLGGAVLADIMKDKDNFWMTRQEYQEKGVRVLEKLGVTVR